In Streptomyces chartreusis, the following proteins share a genomic window:
- a CDS encoding DUF5819 family protein encodes MDAYDAGSAARHGPDREPPLVPPPAPPAEPSLALPPSPAPEPEARTGVAALSLRYQIVAALAVAVVAIVVCVHTGMVFLHVAPPNTVTKKHGGAIDDWIYPEFEQNWKLFAPNPLQQNIAVQVRAQVGTGGDGTRTTGWYDLSAQDGEAIDGNLLPSHTQQNELRRAWDFFVATHDTENRPVGLRGALSETYLRRIVELRLDRADAAGEGGVVERVQVRSRTTNVPPPKWSEEQISDKPSYRVLPWWSVPEDRAAAADAAGIGAGGTR; translated from the coding sequence ATGGACGCGTACGACGCAGGCTCGGCCGCCCGGCACGGGCCGGACCGGGAGCCGCCCCTGGTGCCGCCGCCCGCCCCGCCCGCCGAACCGTCGCTCGCCCTCCCGCCGTCGCCCGCGCCCGAACCCGAGGCCCGCACCGGTGTGGCCGCCCTCTCGCTGCGCTACCAGATCGTCGCCGCGCTAGCCGTCGCGGTGGTGGCGATCGTCGTCTGTGTCCACACGGGGATGGTCTTTCTGCACGTCGCGCCGCCGAACACGGTCACCAAGAAGCACGGCGGGGCGATCGACGACTGGATATACCCGGAGTTCGAGCAGAACTGGAAGCTGTTCGCCCCCAACCCGCTCCAGCAGAACATCGCGGTGCAGGTCAGGGCCCAGGTCGGCACGGGCGGCGACGGCACGCGCACGACCGGCTGGTACGACCTGTCCGCCCAGGACGGCGAGGCCATCGACGGCAATCTGCTGCCCAGCCACACTCAGCAGAACGAGCTGCGCCGGGCCTGGGACTTCTTCGTCGCCACGCACGACACCGAGAACCGGCCGGTGGGCCTTCGGGGCGCCCTGTCCGAGACGTATCTGCGGCGCATAGTGGAGCTGCGGCTCGACCGCGCGGACGCGGCCGGCGAGGGCGGCGTCGTCGAGCGCGTCCAGGTCCGCTCGCGCACCACCAACGTGCCCCCGCCGAAGTGGAGCGAGGAGCAGATCTCGGACAAGCCGAGCTACCGAGTGCTGCCCTGGTGGTCCGTGCCGGAGGACCGGGCCGCCGCCGCAGACGCCGCCGGCATCGGCGCGGGAGGCACCCGGTGA
- a CDS encoding acyl-CoA dehydrogenase family protein, which yields MDFTFTEEQQAAAEAARGVFAGVAPDAVPSPALTPGAVADTFDRPLWDRLADADLLSLLLTEEYGGAGLDAVALCQVLRESAKVLARVPLLESSAAMAAVQAYGGPELKADLLARAGRGELVLTVAAHGRTGHDPAELATTARRDGSGWVLDGVQTAVAWAYDADLVAVPARTDADLTVLALVPRDTEGVSLAEQFSTSGERLGELRLESVRLTARDVIDTEGAWEWLRELLATGTCALALGLGERVLGMTSEYASKREQFGHPIATFQAVAVQSADRYIDLRAMEATLWQAAWRITSGASGALPASGDVAVAKIWASEGVRRVVQTAQHLHGGFGADVDYPLHRYHAWAKHLELTLGPAAAHEEALGDLLAAHPLG from the coding sequence GTGGACTTCACCTTCACCGAGGAGCAGCAGGCGGCGGCCGAGGCGGCGCGCGGAGTGTTCGCCGGGGTCGCACCGGACGCCGTGCCCTCTCCCGCGCTCACCCCGGGCGCCGTCGCCGACACCTTCGACCGCCCCCTGTGGGACCGGCTCGCCGACGCGGACCTGCTGAGCCTGCTCCTCACGGAGGAGTACGGCGGCGCGGGCCTCGACGCCGTCGCCCTGTGCCAGGTCCTGCGCGAATCGGCGAAGGTGCTGGCCAGGGTGCCCCTGCTGGAGAGCAGCGCCGCGATGGCCGCCGTCCAGGCGTACGGCGGCCCGGAACTGAAGGCCGACCTGCTGGCCCGCGCCGGGCGCGGCGAGCTGGTGCTGACGGTCGCCGCGCACGGCCGCACCGGCCACGACCCGGCCGAGCTCGCCACCACCGCCCGACGGGACGGCTCCGGGTGGGTGCTCGACGGGGTGCAGACCGCGGTGGCCTGGGCGTACGACGCCGATCTCGTCGCCGTGCCGGCCCGTACGGACGCGGATCTGACCGTCCTCGCGCTGGTACCGCGCGATACGGAGGGGGTCTCGCTCGCCGAGCAGTTCTCGACCAGCGGGGAACGGCTAGGGGAGCTGCGGCTGGAGTCGGTGCGACTGACCGCGCGGGACGTCATCGACACCGAGGGGGCGTGGGAGTGGCTGCGCGAGCTGCTGGCCACGGGGACGTGCGCGCTGGCGCTCGGGCTGGGGGAGCGGGTGCTGGGGATGACGTCCGAGTACGCGAGCAAGCGGGAGCAGTTCGGGCATCCCATCGCCACGTTCCAGGCGGTCGCGGTGCAGTCCGCCGACCGCTACATCGACCTGCGCGCGATGGAGGCCACCCTGTGGCAGGCCGCCTGGCGGATCACCTCGGGGGCATCGGGGGCACTGCCTGCCTCCGGGGACGTGGCCGTGGCCAAGATCTGGGCCTCGGAGGGTGTACGCCGGGTCGTGCAGACCGCCCAGCATCTGCACGGCGGCTTCGGCGCCGACGTCGACTATCCCCTGCACCGGTACCACGCCTGGGCCAAGCACCTGGAACTGACGCTCGGCCCGGCAGCGGCACACGAGGAAGCACTGGGAGATCTGCTGGCGGCGCATCCGCTGGGCTGA
- a CDS encoding rhodanese-like domain-containing protein produces the protein MPTVEVTDLKDDDFLLDVREDDEWQAGHAHGALHIPISEFVARYGELTEAAPQDGRVNVICRSGGRSAQVAMYLVQQGVDAVNVDGGMQVWAAAGRPVVNNEGQPGFVL, from the coding sequence GTGCCCACCGTCGAGGTCACCGACCTCAAGGACGACGACTTCCTTCTGGACGTCCGTGAGGACGACGAATGGCAGGCGGGCCATGCCCATGGCGCACTGCACATTCCCATCAGCGAGTTCGTGGCCCGCTACGGCGAGCTGACCGAGGCCGCCCCGCAGGACGGCCGGGTCAACGTGATCTGCCGCTCCGGCGGCCGCTCGGCGCAGGTCGCGATGTACCTGGTCCAGCAGGGCGTCGACGCCGTGAACGTCGACGGCGGCATGCAGGTGTGGGCGGCGGCCGGACGCCCCGTCGTGAACAACGAGGGCCAGCCCGGCTTCGTGCTCTAG